The sequence below is a genomic window from Tenacibaculum tangerinum.
TTAATAAATAAGCAAATATTAACGGAGCAACAATCGTTGCATCACTTTCTATAATAAACTTAGGAGTGTCAATATCTAGTTTTCCCCAAGTAATTTTCTCGTTCGGAACTGCTCCTGAGTACGAACCATAACTGGTGGTAGAATCTGAAATTTGACAGAAATAACTCCAAAACGGAGTGTCTTCTCTTTCTAAATCTTGGTATAACATGGGCACTACACAAATTGGGAAATCTCCAGCGATTCCTCCTCCAATTTGGAAAAATCCGATCCCATTTTCTGAGTTTTCAGTATACCAATCTGCTAAGAATGTCATGTATTCGATTCCTGATTTTACAGTAGAAGCTTTTAACTCTCCTTTTACTATATAGGAAGCAAAAATATTTCCCATAGTACTATCTTCCCATCCTGGAACAACAATAGGCAAGTTTTTTTCTGCTGCGGCATACATCCAAGAGTCTTTCAAATCGATTTCGTAATATTCTTCTAAAACTCCAGAAAGTAACAGTTTGTACATAAATTCGTGCGGAAAATAACGTTCACCAGCTTCTTCGGCATCTTTCCAAATCTTGAAAATATGCTTTTGCAAGCGTCTAAACGCCTCTTCTTCAGGAATGCAGGTGTCGGTAACGCGATTTAACCCTTTTAATAACAAGTCCCACTCGTCTTGTGGAGTTAAATCACGATAGTTTGGCACTCTTTTATAGTGTGAGTGGGCTACCAGATTCATAATGTCTTCTTCAAGATTGGCTCCTGTACACGAAATAATATGTACTTTATCTTGACGAATCATTTCAGCAAAAATTTTCCCTAACTCTGCTGTACTCATAGCACCAGCCAATGATACTAACATTTTAGAGCCTTGCTCTAGTTGTGCTTCATACCCTTTGGCAGCATCTACCAACGCTGCAGCATTAAAGTGTAAGAAGTATTTTTCTATAAAATTAGTTATAGGTTTGTTCATTGTATGTTTTTTAAATTAATTTTTCAACAATAACTTGTATCACTTCAAAGAGGATTAAAATAATAATAATCCACTCTAACATGCTACTATATTTGTGCTGTAGTATATCGTTGAACAAATCTAAATTTTCTTTAATTACATTTAAACTATTTTCAATTCCTTGATGACGTTTTACGATGTCTAATTCATCTTTTAACTTGTAATCTAAATCAGACAAATCTTTGTTATTCCAAGCGACATCTGGTGAGTCAAAAACAAACAGATT
It includes:
- a CDS encoding deoxyhypusine synthase family protein, whose product is MNKPITNFIEKYFLHFNAAALVDAAKGYEAQLEQGSKMLVSLAGAMSTAELGKIFAEMIRQDKVHIISCTGANLEEDIMNLVAHSHYKRVPNYRDLTPQDEWDLLLKGLNRVTDTCIPEEEAFRRLQKHIFKIWKDAEEAGERYFPHEFMYKLLLSGVLEEYYEIDLKDSWMYAAAEKNLPIVVPGWEDSTMGNIFASYIVKGELKASTVKSGIEYMTFLADWYTENSENGIGFFQIGGGIAGDFPICVVPMLYQDLEREDTPFWSYFCQISDSTTSYGSYSGAVPNEKITWGKLDIDTPKFIIESDATIVAPLIFAYLLKM